One Candidatus Zixiibacteriota bacterium genomic window, TCCCGGACTGGACCGGGGCTTCGTTTGCCGCTCAGGGCCGGGTGGCGGTGGCTTTGCCGATGTACCGCCTGGCAGGCAAAACGATTGGCCTGCTTTGGCGTCTGCCGTTAAGAGAAATAGCGAAAGTTACGATAGGAAGAACAGAAGGAGACCAGGATGTCAAACAACGTAGTTGATATACTCAAAGGCGTAGTCGGAGAACTTCGCGAAATGGCCAAATCCGAAACGGTGATCGGCGATCCGGTAACGGTCGGCGATAAAACCGTTATCCCGGTGGTCAAGATCTCGTTCGGATTCGGAGCGGGCGGCGGCGAAGGCTCCCAGGAGAAGGTATCCGGTTTCGGCGGCGGCGGCGGCGGTGGGGCCAGGATTGAGCCGGCAGCGTTTATCATTATCGATAAAGACGGCGCCAAACTGCTCCCGGCCGGTAAGGGTAAATGGGATACGATTATCGATGCCATCCCCGGTATCGCCAAGAAAATCAGCAAGTTCAAAGACAAGTTCAAAAAATCCGATGACGACGATTTCGACTTCGACGAGGAGTTCCCGCCTGA contains:
- a CDS encoding spore germination protein GerW family protein; the encoded protein is MSNNVVDILKGVVGELREMAKSETVIGDPVTVGDKTVIPVVKISFGFGAGGGEGSQEKVSGFGGGGGGGARIEPAAFIIIDKDGAKLLPAGKGKWDTIIDAIPGIAKKISKFKDKFKKSDDDDFDFDEEFPPEEEDASGDKDSEDKD